A single window of Nicotiana tomentosiformis chromosome 1, ASM39032v3, whole genome shotgun sequence DNA harbors:
- the LOC138909145 gene encoding uncharacterized protein: MACPDHRGASTSHGSYSDRSGQSSLSALPAQSSSLSPSVQVSSAPGSSGSYSGSRGPPHYFPPFSERGCFKCRELGHMKRHCPRLSGGPNQQRSQATTFAPVTLPPTQPARGGAQTTRGRPRGGGRLGGGQARFCAILTRPKAIALDTMITSIVSICHRDAYILFDPDSTYLYVSSYFARYLDMPFYCDASQIGIRCILMQEGRVIAYASHQLKPYEKNYPGRPMW; this comes from the exons atggcttgtCCAgatcatcgtggtgcatcaactagccatggttcatatagtgatcgatcgggtcagtcatctctcagtgcactcccagctcagagttcatctcttTCACCTTCAGTTCAGGTTTCATCTGCACCAGGTTcctctggtagttattctggttctcggggtccgcCTCATTACTTTCCACCATTTTCTGAGAGGGGTTGTTTTAAGTGTAGAGAGTTGGGTCATATGAAGAGGCATTGTCCCCGCCTTTCGGGAGGTCCAaatcagcagaggagtcaggctacgacttttgcaccagttactttaccacccactcagccagctcgaggtggggctcagacaactaggggtcgccctagagggggaggccgattaggtggtggtcaggctcgattctGTGCTATTCTTACTAGACCAAAGGCCATTGCATTAGACacaatgatcacaagtattgtctcaatatgccacagggatgcttatATTTTATTTGACCCCGAttccacttatttgtatgtatcatcatattttgctcgctatctggatatgccct tttattgtgatgcatctcagaTTGGTATTAGGTGtatcttgatgcaggagggtagagtgattgcttatgcttcacatcagttgaagccatatgagaagaactaccct ggaaggccaatgtggtag